From a region of the Methanoculleus receptaculi genome:
- the csm2 gene encoding type III-A CRISPR-associated protein Csm2, with amino-acid sequence MDKGGGKTQDTIKQIAQLKNLADLDIEEITKENGIAESFVRELSGQLKPTQLRKFFDTIVRNQEQIREKGWVAARAEFHMIRPSLAYAKGRKLIPNEFFDLVDTCMKKIPAGTEDQTIKNYDRFVDLMKAIVAYAKYYGKG; translated from the coding sequence ATGGATAAAGGTGGCGGAAAAACTCAGGATACTATTAAACAGATCGCGCAGTTGAAAAACCTTGCCGACCTGGATATCGAAGAGATTACAAAGGAAAACGGGATCGCTGAATCGTTTGTTCGGGAGCTAAGTGGCCAGTTAAAACCAACTCAGCTTCGGAAGTTCTTCGATACCATCGTTCGCAACCAGGAACAGATCCGGGAGAAGGGCTGGGTTGCAGCACGGGCCGAGTTCCACATGATCCGGCCAAGCCTTGCATACGCGAAGGGCCGAAAGCTCATCCCAAACGAGTTCTTCGACCTCGTAGACACCTGCATGAAAAAGATCCCGGCGGGGACCGAAGACCAGACAATAAAGAACTACGACCGGTTTGTAGACCTGATGAAAGCGATCGTGGCATACGCAAAATATTACGGAAAAGGATAG
- the csm3 gene encoding type III-A CRISPR-associated RAMP protein Csm3, with protein MMKFERNYRICGVIECLTGLHIGGIAEELKIGGTDSPVIMDGVLNLPYIPGSSLKGKMRSLLEVRHSDKWLMNGGDVHTCKEPSCDLCVTFGRSAAEKIEGGPTRIIVRDSYPDQKTRALWDSTEDILHGTEVKGENFLNRITSMATPRFIERVPAGSSFDLEIIFSQYGVDDGRRLKLVLEAMTLLEDNYLGASGSRGYGKIRFTDLALMEKTVEDYRSGADWRPHEKTNGATTAREILGLLSAE; from the coding sequence ATGATGAAATTTGAGCGCAATTACCGTATTTGCGGTGTGATCGAGTGTCTGACCGGGCTGCACATCGGCGGGATTGCTGAGGAACTCAAGATCGGGGGTACCGATTCGCCGGTGATCATGGACGGTGTCCTGAACCTGCCCTACATCCCTGGCTCCTCGCTGAAGGGGAAGATGCGATCGCTCCTTGAGGTTCGTCACTCAGACAAGTGGCTCATGAACGGCGGCGATGTCCACACCTGCAAGGAGCCATCTTGCGACCTCTGTGTCACGTTCGGCAGGTCAGCAGCCGAGAAGATCGAGGGAGGGCCAACACGCATAATCGTCCGCGACTCCTACCCCGACCAGAAGACCCGGGCGCTCTGGGACTCAACCGAGGACATCCTGCACGGGACAGAGGTGAAGGGTGAGAACTTCCTCAACCGGATCACCTCGATGGCAACACCCAGGTTTATCGAGCGTGTCCCTGCCGGGTCTTCCTTCGATCTCGAGATCATATTCTCGCAATACGGTGTGGATGATGGAAGACGCCTGAAACTGGTCCTTGAGGCGATGACCCTCCTTGAGGACAACTACCTTGGAGCCTCGGGCAGCCGTGGATACGGGAAGATACGGTTCACCGATCTCGCTCTGATGGAGAAGACGGTAGAGGATTACCGGAGTGGAGCAGACTGGAGACCCCATGAAAAGACCAATGGGGCGACGACCGCACGCGAGATCCTCGGACTGCTCAGCGCGGAGTGA